From the genome of Actinacidiphila yeochonensis CN732, one region includes:
- a CDS encoding colicin D domain-containing protein, giving the protein MRTTTWHHPFWNATTRQWVEASHLTPGTHLREANGTHATVTTIRNYHTTAVTYDLTVSGLHTYYVLAGDTPVLVHNCGSAASAWKDKADFSSQKTLSKKYDAHAGDFGVTGNRNSANLKTYVKAMQDHMTDSGTKIFQFNYRGQGAAVGFINPDTRLMVMLRSDGTFWSGWQLGESQFTDIIDNGHLW; this is encoded by the coding sequence ATCCGCACCACCACCTGGCACCACCCCTTCTGGAACGCCACCACCCGCCAATGGGTCGAGGCCTCCCACCTCACCCCCGGCACCCACCTCCGCGAAGCCAACGGCACCCACGCCACCGTCACCACAATCCGCAATTACCACACCACCGCCGTCACGTATGACCTCACCGTCAGTGGACTGCACACGTACTATGTGCTAGCGGGCGACACGCCGGTACTGGTCCATAACTGCGGATCTGCGGCTAGTGCCTGGAAGGACAAGGCGGACTTCTCCAGCCAGAAGACCCTGAGTAAGAAATACGATGCTCACGCTGGCGACTTCGGAGTGACCGGCAACCGCAACAGTGCGAACCTTAAGACGTATGTGAAGGCGATGCAGGACCATATGACTGACTCGGGTACAAAGATATTCCAGTTTAACTACCGTGGCCAGGGCGCAGCGGTTGGCTTCATTAACCCGGACACCCGACTGATGGTCATGCTTCGCTCAGATGGCACCTTCTGGTCCGGCTGGCAACTCGGAGAAAGTCAGTTTACAGACATTATTGATAATGGACATCTCTGGTGA
- a CDS encoding colicin immunity domain-containing protein, with protein sequence MAQQLKLVDALLNGSLSGPDFARAWLAERRESLNMGERLREPFDRALNQVFYAIEDYVIDPELREPGDMTDDDLVNCVAAARELIDGLRQ encoded by the coding sequence GTGGCGCAGCAGTTGAAGCTTGTCGACGCGCTCCTTAACGGCTCACTTTCCGGACCGGATTTTGCCCGTGCCTGGCTGGCCGAACGGCGTGAGTCGTTGAACATGGGTGAGCGGCTTCGTGAGCCATTCGATCGGGCGCTCAACCAGGTCTTCTACGCGATTGAGGATTACGTGATCGATCCCGAGCTGCGCGAACCCGGCGACATGACGGACGACGACCTAGTCAATTGTGTTGCGGCAGCTCGAGAACTAATCGATGGCCTGCGCC